A portion of the Tiliqua scincoides isolate rTilSci1 chromosome 3, rTilSci1.hap2, whole genome shotgun sequence genome contains these proteins:
- the CNMD gene encoding leukocyte cell-derived chemotaxin 1 isoform X1 gives MAERLEKVPIASAGPEDVEQCPVMPPAYSAVIAKTSSTGRFLRIGAVVLIGGAILLLFGAIGAFYYWKANDKEVYNVHYAMSINGNVQEGSMEIDAGNNLETFKTGSGGEEAIEVHDFQIGITGIRFAGGEKCYIKAQAKAHVPEVNAMMKESLSYDLEDEIMPAKFDENSLVWVAADQPIKNNNFLSPKILELCGDLQIFWLRPSYPKVGQRRKRGVIRKVRQTQSHFDMDQFEAAAEEVNTRPRSNQRAQEQERPANNTQPSEQDTRPPFNPDNPYHQLEEGGGMSFDPRLDHEGVCCIECRRSYTHCQRICEPLLGYYPWPYNYQGCRSACRLIMPCSWWVARILGMV, from the exons ATGGCGGAGAGGCTGGAGAAGGTGCCCATCGCCTCGGCGGGGCCGGAGGACGTGGAGCAGTGCCCGGTGATGCCTCCT GCATATTCAGCTGTGATAGCAAAAACTTCCAGCACAGGGAGGTTTCTCAGGATCGGGGCTGTGGTGCTTATCGGTGGAGCCATCCTGCTCCTCTTCGGAGCAATTGGAGCCTTTTACTACTGGAAGGCAAATGACAAAGAG GTGTACAATGTCCACTATGCAATGAGTATTAATGGAAATGTACAAGAGGGATCAATGGAAATAGATGCTGGGAACAACCTGGAAACctttaaaactggaagtggaggagaagaggCCATCGAAGTTCATGATTTTCAGATT GGCATCACTGGAATCCGTTTTGCTGGGGGAGAAAAGTGCTACATTAAAGCCCAGGCTAAAGCTCATGTCCCTGAAGTCAATGCTATGATGAAAGAAAGCTTGTCTTATGATTTG GAAGATGAAATTATGCCTGCCAAATTTGATGAAAACTCTCTTGTCTGGGtggctgcagaccagccaatAAAGAATAATAATTTCTTGAGTCCCAAAATTTTAGAGCTTTGTGGAGATCTTCAGATTTTCTGGCTTCGACCGTCCTATCCAAAAG TTGGGCaaagaagaaagagaggggtCATCAGAAAAGTCCGGCAGACCCAGTCACACTTTGATATGGATCAGTTTGAAGCTGCAGCTGAAGAAGTGAATACTAGGCCACGTAGCAACCAGCGTGCTCAGGAACAGGAACGTCCAGCTAATAATACCCAACCTTCtgagcaagacacaaggcctccCTTTAATCCAGATAATCCTTACCAT CAGCTGGAAGAGGGTGGAGGCATGAGCTTTGACCCACGCCTAGACCATGAAGGAGTCTGCTGTATTGAGTGCAGACGAAGCTACACACATTGCCAGCGGATCTGCGAACCTCTCCTGGGCTACTATCCATGGCCTTATAATTACCAAGGGTGCCGTTCTGCTTGCCGACTGATCATGCCGTGCAGCTGGTGGGTTGCCCGCATCTTGGGCATGGTATGA
- the CNMD gene encoding leukocyte cell-derived chemotaxin 1 isoform X2: MAERLEKVPIASAGPEDVEQCPVMPPAYSAVIAKTSSTGRFLRIGAVVLIGGAILLLFGAIGAFYYWKANDKEVYNVHYAMSINGNVQEGSMEIDAGNNLETFKTGSGGEEAIEVHDFQIGITGIRFAGGEKCYIKAQAKAHVPEVNAMMKESLSYDLEDEIMPAKFDENSLVWVAADQPIKNNNFLSPKILELCGDLQIFWLRPSYPKVGQRRKRGVIRKVRQTQSHFDMDQFEAAAEEVNTRPRSNQRAQEQERPANNTQPSEQDTRPPFNPDNPYHLEEGGGMSFDPRLDHEGVCCIECRRSYTHCQRICEPLLGYYPWPYNYQGCRSACRLIMPCSWWVARILGMV, from the exons ATGGCGGAGAGGCTGGAGAAGGTGCCCATCGCCTCGGCGGGGCCGGAGGACGTGGAGCAGTGCCCGGTGATGCCTCCT GCATATTCAGCTGTGATAGCAAAAACTTCCAGCACAGGGAGGTTTCTCAGGATCGGGGCTGTGGTGCTTATCGGTGGAGCCATCCTGCTCCTCTTCGGAGCAATTGGAGCCTTTTACTACTGGAAGGCAAATGACAAAGAG GTGTACAATGTCCACTATGCAATGAGTATTAATGGAAATGTACAAGAGGGATCAATGGAAATAGATGCTGGGAACAACCTGGAAACctttaaaactggaagtggaggagaagaggCCATCGAAGTTCATGATTTTCAGATT GGCATCACTGGAATCCGTTTTGCTGGGGGAGAAAAGTGCTACATTAAAGCCCAGGCTAAAGCTCATGTCCCTGAAGTCAATGCTATGATGAAAGAAAGCTTGTCTTATGATTTG GAAGATGAAATTATGCCTGCCAAATTTGATGAAAACTCTCTTGTCTGGGtggctgcagaccagccaatAAAGAATAATAATTTCTTGAGTCCCAAAATTTTAGAGCTTTGTGGAGATCTTCAGATTTTCTGGCTTCGACCGTCCTATCCAAAAG TTGGGCaaagaagaaagagaggggtCATCAGAAAAGTCCGGCAGACCCAGTCACACTTTGATATGGATCAGTTTGAAGCTGCAGCTGAAGAAGTGAATACTAGGCCACGTAGCAACCAGCGTGCTCAGGAACAGGAACGTCCAGCTAATAATACCCAACCTTCtgagcaagacacaaggcctccCTTTAATCCAGATAATCCTTACCAT CTGGAAGAGGGTGGAGGCATGAGCTTTGACCCACGCCTAGACCATGAAGGAGTCTGCTGTATTGAGTGCAGACGAAGCTACACACATTGCCAGCGGATCTGCGAACCTCTCCTGGGCTACTATCCATGGCCTTATAATTACCAAGGGTGCCGTTCTGCTTGCCGACTGATCATGCCGTGCAGCTGGTGGGTTGCCCGCATCTTGGGCATGGTATGA